The following proteins come from a genomic window of Candidatus Binataceae bacterium:
- a CDS encoding TonB-dependent receptor: protein MKKAFLSVLVCARCASAFLPLAVVAVISCIALAAFNSESFAIEQPTTTQPIAGTVTDALQRPIARASVTIETGQDNHVVARTLTDEHGAFRIVARAGTYTLRIGKKGFKRTIVAVVVPLQAREGLRLVLESETALTVSVNAGRIHPQNGLSASGTNKYTLTAKDITNLPLGEATPLNQVMLQMPGVALDQNQEIHIRGEHMGIQYQMNGVMLPLDVNTDPTFTQLLNSYFVKSVSLIDGVLPAQYGYRTSGVIDIHTRDGCEDPHNDFTVSGGQRDTAQGTFQLAGCSRDFSYYLTGLFLQSNLGFSNAISAPDPIHDAVTQGQGFAYLTYNPNPTTKLSLITGMTLSFNQFPNQPNQPPQFQLDDINPASYPSSAINSGLNQQDYYGVLALNGSFNTSTDYQIAYSAHYNTQTFYPDPIGDLIYEGVASNVFTSDLSNTLQGDLIHRLGTHTFRGGFYFGEYGVESDQTSQVFPIVMGVPETTPISLTANLNKINLVYGVYLQDDWEITDKFSLNLGSRWDRTSGFTNDSQFSPTINLVYKPGVDTTLHVGFARNFQVPNFQNVSSGIYQLFAGTSGAADTSPSGNASPFAETDYTWDGGFTHRFTPQLAYAQDNYFRIDRHYLDEGQFGFVPIGAPFNYVRGYGGGTEHSLTYNLENFAARVNIFVAREEDIGVASGQYNFPAAEVAYIDRHYIVLDHTPLVGASGGAALRWKSYQFTFDGLFSNGLRGGFANQTQLPKVWQFNLSAARDFVVPGLGKVTNRITLLNIFDRTNLIRPDNGIGVFEAAYGPRITVYDGLTIPLPAL from the coding sequence TTGAAGAAGGCATTCCTGAGCGTACTAGTGTGTGCGCGATGCGCCAGCGCATTTCTGCCTCTGGCGGTGGTGGCTGTTATTTCGTGTATCGCGCTCGCGGCATTCAACAGCGAGTCTTTTGCGATCGAGCAACCAACCACGACGCAACCGATCGCGGGAACTGTAACCGACGCTCTTCAACGGCCAATCGCGAGGGCGAGCGTGACGATTGAAACTGGACAAGACAACCACGTCGTCGCGCGGACATTAACCGATGAGCATGGAGCATTTCGAATCGTCGCGCGCGCGGGAACGTACACATTGCGCATCGGAAAAAAGGGGTTCAAACGAACTATCGTTGCGGTCGTCGTGCCCCTGCAAGCACGAGAGGGGCTTCGCCTGGTACTCGAGTCCGAGACGGCTCTGACTGTGTCGGTAAACGCCGGCAGAATCCATCCGCAAAACGGCCTCTCCGCGAGCGGCACTAACAAGTACACACTTACTGCAAAAGACATCACGAATCTGCCGTTGGGCGAAGCGACGCCGCTCAACCAGGTGATGCTGCAAATGCCGGGAGTCGCGCTGGATCAGAACCAGGAGATTCATATTCGCGGCGAGCATATGGGTATCCAGTACCAGATGAACGGCGTGATGCTGCCGCTGGACGTCAACACCGATCCTACGTTTACCCAGTTGCTCAATAGCTACTTCGTGAAGAGCGTAAGCTTGATCGACGGGGTGCTGCCCGCACAATACGGATATCGAACGTCAGGAGTAATCGATATTCACACCAGGGACGGGTGCGAGGACCCACACAATGACTTCACTGTCTCGGGAGGGCAGCGCGACACAGCCCAGGGAACTTTTCAACTTGCAGGCTGTTCCAGGGACTTTAGCTATTACTTGACCGGACTCTTTCTTCAGTCGAACCTCGGTTTCAGCAACGCGATTTCAGCCCCCGATCCGATTCATGACGCGGTAACCCAGGGGCAGGGATTTGCCTACCTGACATATAATCCCAATCCCACGACGAAACTGAGCCTCATCACCGGAATGACCCTGTCGTTCAACCAGTTCCCTAATCAGCCCAACCAGCCGCCTCAGTTTCAACTCGACGACATCAATCCCGCGTCGTATCCATCGAGCGCGATCAACTCGGGGCTGAATCAGCAGGATTACTATGGAGTTCTGGCGTTGAACGGATCATTTAACACCTCGACTGACTACCAGATTGCGTATTCGGCGCACTACAACACCCAGACTTTCTATCCGGATCCGATTGGAGATCTCATTTATGAGGGCGTTGCGTCGAACGTCTTCACGAGCGATCTCTCGAATACGCTTCAGGGCGACTTGATTCACCGCTTGGGAACGCACACGTTTCGCGGCGGCTTTTATTTCGGGGAATACGGAGTGGAGTCCGACCAGACCTCGCAAGTCTTCCCGATCGTCATGGGCGTTCCGGAGACGACGCCAATCAGCCTCACCGCCAACTTGAACAAGATCAACCTGGTTTACGGCGTCTATCTGCAGGACGACTGGGAGATAACCGACAAGTTCAGTCTCAATCTCGGTTCAAGATGGGATCGCACCAGCGGATTCACCAACGATAGCCAGTTCAGTCCGACCATCAATCTCGTGTACAAACCGGGCGTCGACACGACTCTTCATGTCGGGTTCGCGCGGAACTTTCAGGTGCCGAACTTTCAGAACGTGTCTTCTGGTATCTACCAGCTCTTCGCCGGAACGAGCGGAGCAGCGGATACGAGTCCAAGTGGAAACGCGTCGCCATTCGCGGAGACTGATTACACATGGGATGGCGGCTTTACCCATCGATTCACGCCGCAACTGGCGTACGCGCAGGACAACTATTTTCGTATCGATCGCCACTACCTGGACGAAGGCCAATTCGGATTCGTTCCGATCGGCGCGCCATTCAACTATGTCCGTGGCTACGGCGGCGGGACCGAACATTCGCTGACCTACAATCTCGAAAACTTCGCCGCGCGCGTAAATATATTTGTCGCTCGAGAGGAGGATATCGGCGTCGCGTCAGGTCAGTACAATTTCCCCGCCGCCGAAGTCGCCTATATCGATCGGCATTACATAGTGCTCGATCACACCCCGCTGGTCGGCGCTTCGGGCGGCGCGGCACTCAGATGGAAAAGCTACCAGTTCACTTTCGACGGACTTTTCAGCAACGGCTTGCGCGGCGGATTCGCCAATCAGACACAGCTTCCCAAAGTATGGCAATTCAACTTGAGCGCGGCCCGCGACTTCGTCGTCCCCGGACTTGGCAAGGTCACCAACCGCATTACGCTGCTCAATATATTCGATCGAACCAATCTGATTCGTCCGGACAACGGTATCGGGGTATTCGAAGCCGCCTATGGGCCAAGAATCACCGTGTACGATGGGCTGACAATTCCCCTGCCCGCGCTCTAA
- a CDS encoding OB-fold domain-containing protein translates to MAAASNFPSPIPDLEAEEYWAGCNRGELLMQRCAQCKKFRWLPRPMCPACNSLEREWVKVSGRGVVYSYTIITHPVHPAAIDRVPYNVTQVQLDEDPELILVTTMVGVRNEDIRIGMRVVVTFEEHEPGVKLAKFKPT, encoded by the coding sequence ATGGCGGCAGCATCGAATTTTCCGAGCCCGATTCCCGATCTCGAGGCCGAAGAGTACTGGGCGGGATGCAATCGTGGTGAACTGCTGATGCAGCGCTGCGCGCAGTGCAAGAAATTCCGCTGGCTGCCGCGCCCGATGTGCCCCGCGTGCAATTCGCTCGAGCGCGAATGGGTAAAAGTCAGCGGCCGCGGCGTCGTGTATTCGTACACGATAATCACGCATCCTGTGCATCCGGCCGCGATCGATCGCGTGCCCTACAACGTAACGCAGGTGCAGCTCGACGAAGATCCCGAGCTGATTCTCGTGACCACCATGGTCGGCGTTCGCAACGAGGACATCCGCATCGGGATGCGCGTCGTGGTGACGTTCGAAGAGCATGAGCCGGGCGTGAAGCTCGCCAAGTTCAAGCCCACTTGA
- a CDS encoding ATP-dependent DNA ligase yields MASFNDFALVCQELGQTQSRLQMAEAVGTFLAALEVDEAEIAARFMVGRALEQGEEKRLQVSGRAIWKIAAEITGAEDQGEDIFAAAEDFGEAIEMTLRRRSTDPEPTLTIAELDRKFHEIADIEGRQSRGRKLTALRELLERASALEAKYIAKILIREMRHGVSEGLMLESIARMANKSVADVRRINQLEGDLGRVVRILRMPEGAAVETAGHPAKAPAVKPLKPMLAQPATEVADAFAILGRDFALEHKLDGARVQIHYLDGGEVRIFSRRLNEITESLPEIAENMKRLGEHRAILDGEVIAVDANGRPLAFQELMRRFGRTRDIERLREEQPVRLYVFDLLALDGTLLIDRTYSERIDALSLLAAAAGLETVPRVIDPTLPEAERFFHEALTAGYEGVVAKSLASAYTPGARGRGWLKIKHVRTLDLVVVAAEWGYGRRHGWLSNYHLAARDEKNGGFAMIGKTFKGLTDEQFREMTERLLALKVTEGHGVVPVQPKIVVEVAYNDIQRSPNYAGGMALRFARIVRIRDDKSPEEADTLAAVAEDFERQTLKPLAEKI; encoded by the coding sequence GTGGCTTCATTCAACGACTTCGCGCTGGTATGCCAGGAACTCGGGCAGACACAGAGCCGGCTGCAGATGGCCGAGGCTGTAGGAACGTTTCTCGCCGCGCTCGAGGTTGACGAAGCGGAAATCGCGGCGCGTTTCATGGTCGGACGCGCGCTGGAGCAGGGCGAGGAGAAGCGGCTTCAGGTCAGCGGCCGCGCCATCTGGAAAATCGCCGCGGAAATCACCGGCGCGGAGGACCAGGGCGAGGACATCTTCGCCGCCGCCGAGGACTTTGGTGAAGCGATAGAGATGACGCTGCGCCGCCGCTCCACCGATCCCGAGCCGACACTCACGATCGCCGAGCTCGATCGCAAGTTCCACGAGATCGCCGATATCGAAGGACGCCAGTCTCGGGGGCGCAAGCTCACCGCCTTGCGTGAGCTCCTGGAGCGGGCGAGCGCTCTGGAAGCCAAGTACATCGCGAAGATTCTCATCCGCGAGATGCGCCACGGCGTCAGCGAAGGTCTGATGCTCGAATCGATCGCGCGGATGGCGAACAAGTCAGTCGCCGACGTTCGGCGCATCAACCAGCTCGAAGGCGATCTCGGCCGCGTCGTGCGTATCCTGCGGATGCCTGAAGGCGCGGCGGTCGAAACCGCGGGGCATCCGGCGAAGGCGCCCGCCGTGAAGCCGCTCAAGCCGATGCTGGCGCAGCCGGCGACCGAAGTTGCCGACGCATTCGCGATCCTGGGCCGCGACTTCGCGCTCGAGCACAAGCTCGACGGCGCTCGGGTGCAGATTCACTATCTCGATGGCGGCGAGGTGCGGATCTTTTCACGCCGGCTGAATGAGATCACAGAAAGCCTGCCTGAGATCGCTGAGAACATGAAGCGGCTCGGCGAGCATCGCGCGATTCTCGACGGCGAAGTGATCGCGGTCGACGCGAACGGGCGTCCGCTCGCCTTCCAGGAGCTGATGCGCCGCTTCGGCCGCACGCGCGATATCGAGCGCCTGCGCGAGGAACAGCCGGTGCGTCTTTACGTGTTCGATCTGCTGGCGCTCGACGGCACGCTGCTAATCGACCGCACGTATTCGGAGCGCATTGACGCGCTGTCATTGCTGGCCGCCGCAGCGGGCCTCGAGACAGTGCCGCGTGTGATCGATCCCACGCTCCCGGAGGCTGAACGATTCTTCCACGAGGCGCTAACTGCCGGTTACGAAGGTGTCGTCGCGAAATCGCTCGCGAGCGCATACACGCCGGGTGCGCGCGGCCGCGGATGGCTCAAGATAAAGCACGTGCGCACGCTCGATCTGGTCGTCGTCGCGGCGGAGTGGGGCTACGGCCGCCGTCACGGATGGCTCTCGAACTATCATCTCGCGGCGCGCGACGAGAAAAACGGCGGTTTCGCGATGATCGGCAAGACCTTCAAGGGCCTCACCGACGAGCAATTCCGCGAGATGACCGAGCGCCTCCTGGCGCTCAAAGTAACCGAGGGGCACGGCGTCGTTCCAGTGCAGCCGAAAATCGTAGTCGAGGTCGCGTACAACGATATCCAGCGCAGCCCAAATTACGCGGGCGGAATGGCGCTCAGGTTCGCGCGCATTGTAAGAATCCGCGACGACAAATCCCCCGAAGAAGCCGACACGCTCGCGGCGGTAGCAGAAGATTTCGAACGGCAAACCCTCAAACCACTGGCAGAGAAGATCTGA
- a CDS encoding pseudouridine synthase — protein MSGCVYRLDKERIAKFLARAGVASRRDCERMLAAGRVMLNGVVVANPATMVDADDELALDGKVIAAKEPTRLWRYHKPAGLVTTARDPEGRPTVFAALPKSIPRVVSVGRLDLNTEGLLLLTNDGGLARYLEHPAQGLARSYRVRAHGVVSEAALTRITKGIVIDGISYRPARITIDRRQGTNCWLSMTLHEGKNREIKRLLEHIGLRVTRLIRVGYGPFDLGDLKPNAVEEISSQTLEKSLAGFFSR, from the coding sequence ATGAGCGGCTGCGTGTATCGGTTGGACAAGGAACGAATCGCAAAATTTCTTGCACGAGCCGGGGTCGCCTCGCGTCGCGATTGCGAGCGAATGCTTGCTGCCGGACGAGTCATGCTCAACGGTGTCGTGGTCGCAAATCCCGCAACGATGGTTGACGCCGATGACGAACTAGCACTCGACGGTAAAGTGATAGCCGCGAAAGAGCCGACCAGGCTCTGGCGCTATCATAAGCCCGCCGGACTGGTGACAACCGCGCGCGATCCCGAGGGCCGTCCAACGGTGTTCGCCGCGCTGCCGAAATCAATCCCGCGCGTGGTGTCTGTCGGCCGCCTCGATCTCAACACCGAAGGGCTTTTGCTGCTGACCAATGACGGCGGCCTCGCACGCTACCTGGAGCATCCCGCGCAGGGTCTTGCACGCAGCTACAGGGTCCGAGCGCACGGCGTCGTGAGTGAAGCCGCGCTCACGCGCATCACCAAAGGCATCGTCATCGATGGCATCAGCTACCGTCCCGCGCGAATCACGATAGATCGCCGGCAAGGCACAAACTGCTGGCTATCGATGACACTGCACGAAGGCAAGAATCGCGAGATCAAACGACTGCTCGAGCACATCGGCCTCCGCGTCACGCGTCTGATTCGAGTCGGCTACGGGCCCTTCGATCTCGGAGATCTAAAACCCAACGCCGTCGAAGAAATCTCGTCGCAAACACTCGAGAAATCGCTGGCTGGCTTTTTTTCTCGATGA
- a CDS encoding NUDIX hydrolase — translation MDEKPVHADHNLQRKYPKNIKFCPLCGSAMEFRTVLPDNKRLKACTQCGFVHFPQPKLVAGCLIVDDGRALLLRRGNEPRRGKWTFPGGYVDWGETMAIAAERETLEEVGMHVQINDLLGIYADPKNPSPIIAVYLAAPGVDPPRKSPEAIEVRYFEPGELLWEDIAFHTTEAALRDWIRLVS, via the coding sequence ATGGACGAGAAGCCAGTTCACGCGGATCACAACCTGCAACGAAAGTATCCCAAGAACATTAAATTCTGTCCGCTATGCGGCAGCGCGATGGAATTCCGCACTGTGCTTCCCGACAACAAGCGGCTCAAGGCTTGTACGCAATGCGGCTTTGTTCATTTCCCGCAACCCAAGCTCGTCGCAGGATGCCTCATTGTCGATGACGGCCGTGCGCTGCTACTGCGGCGCGGCAACGAACCGCGCCGCGGCAAGTGGACATTCCCGGGCGGCTACGTCGATTGGGGTGAGACGATGGCAATCGCCGCCGAGCGCGAGACGCTCGAAGAAGTCGGAATGCATGTGCAGATCAATGATCTGTTAGGCATCTACGCCGACCCAAAAAATCCAAGTCCGATAATCGCAGTCTACCTGGCCGCGCCCGGTGTCGATCCGCCGCGGAAGTCACCCGAAGCGATCGAGGTTCGCTACTTCGAGCCGGGCGAGCTTCTGTGGGAAGACATCGCATTCCACACCACTGAAGCCGCCCTGCGTGACTGGATCAGGCTCGTGAGCTGA
- a CDS encoding VWA domain-containing protein: MFPELNPHDLTLARPDALYLLAVPALVLLWGLICAGEFRRIVAPIMRAIVLALFVLALANPQKVMRTEGAARPAVVDASGSITPAMRTWTAKLLRDDLRLRSGDPALTFATRTASGTIGEVETAFDAGNRCVECDPAATDLETALVRLASDPDARGGPAVLVTDGWENRGDAGRAVNPLLSAGIRLDIFTPPGARAVPNVAMTELTLPSALSKAAPFALGVTMQNLNDGPAAGTITVYRDDAQIDSRKVTLQPGDQRFDFPVRSDATGLVAYSATFKPDNPAQDPFLEDDTLKGWVGVGAQRKVLILTDNARDAQYLETVVKRMGLDPVVVTASGQWNGSLSGYDAILINNVPSERIAPAAQNAMAAYVERGGSLAMIGGDSSFGLGGYESSPLANVMPVLMKPPQHRERKRALVLIIDKSGSMGRNNKLTYAKAAAATVTKSLKDSDLVSVIGFDTQPFVVVPLAPLSQTRGYFDQMIGQLKAAGQTYMIPALRQAAHDLADSGAQDMHVIILTDGETGGTPDMYYDLVSQMHHEMGATISTIAIGREANVALLQAIAKYGGGVYYQTDSPQNLPQIFVEDFRAHGGQNTMVEKSFAPRTVAPDPLLKDLAGRQLPALLGYVSTDLKPRADLSVFIDRGGTREPVVASWKYGAGKALAVTTDASGRWSGQWIKSNVFQPVWDHLLTWMTPETTTSEPKIDVALGYNAGRINIKLTDYGGIEGAGAVHVINAIITRPDGSKVETMLSEDVPGELSGSIEAAQPGNYYFQVHAPFGNGQKFPPLAYTVSPAVNAEVPRPEPNFGLLERLASATGGRLNPEVSEIATSRPIVERRESLNLYLILAAMVLLITEALVRRLTA; this comes from the coding sequence GTGTTCCCCGAGCTCAATCCGCACGACCTGACGCTGGCGCGCCCCGATGCGCTCTACCTGCTGGCGGTTCCGGCGCTCGTCCTGCTGTGGGGGCTGATCTGCGCGGGCGAGTTCCGCAGAATCGTCGCACCGATCATGCGCGCGATCGTGCTCGCGCTCTTCGTGCTCGCACTCGCAAATCCGCAGAAGGTGATGCGCACCGAAGGCGCCGCGCGGCCCGCGGTCGTCGATGCGTCCGGCAGTATCACGCCTGCGATGCGCACCTGGACAGCCAAGCTTCTGCGCGACGACCTCAGGCTCCGCAGTGGCGACCCCGCGCTCACCTTCGCGACGCGCACAGCCTCGGGAACTATTGGCGAGGTCGAAACCGCATTCGACGCAGGCAACCGTTGCGTCGAATGCGATCCCGCCGCCACCGATCTCGAGACCGCGCTCGTTCGCCTTGCGTCGGATCCCGACGCGCGCGGCGGTCCCGCAGTGCTCGTGACTGATGGCTGGGAAAATCGCGGCGACGCGGGCCGCGCAGTGAACCCTCTACTTTCCGCCGGAATCCGCCTGGACATCTTCACGCCGCCGGGAGCCAGAGCGGTACCCAACGTCGCGATGACCGAGCTCACGTTGCCATCCGCGCTCAGCAAGGCAGCGCCGTTCGCGCTCGGCGTCACGATGCAGAATCTCAACGACGGGCCGGCCGCGGGAACGATCACCGTCTATCGCGATGATGCGCAGATCGATTCGCGCAAAGTGACGTTGCAGCCCGGGGACCAGCGCTTCGACTTCCCGGTCCGCAGCGACGCAACCGGTCTCGTCGCGTACAGCGCGACGTTCAAGCCCGACAATCCTGCGCAGGATCCGTTCCTCGAAGACGATACGCTCAAGGGATGGGTCGGCGTCGGCGCGCAGCGCAAAGTCTTGATTCTCACCGACAATGCTCGCGATGCGCAGTATCTCGAAACTGTCGTGAAGCGGATGGGCCTCGATCCGGTTGTCGTGACGGCCTCGGGCCAATGGAACGGCAGCCTCAGCGGTTACGACGCGATCCTGATCAACAATGTACCGAGCGAGCGTATCGCGCCCGCCGCGCAGAACGCGATGGCGGCGTACGTCGAGCGTGGCGGCTCGCTTGCGATGATAGGTGGCGATTCGAGCTTCGGTCTCGGCGGCTACGAATCGAGTCCGCTCGCGAATGTGATGCCGGTGCTGATGAAGCCGCCGCAGCATCGCGAGCGCAAACGCGCGCTCGTCCTCATCATCGACAAATCAGGCTCGATGGGCCGCAACAACAAGCTGACCTATGCGAAAGCCGCCGCCGCGACGGTGACCAAGTCGCTCAAGGATTCCGACCTGGTCAGTGTTATCGGCTTCGACACGCAGCCGTTCGTGGTGGTGCCGCTCGCGCCGCTCTCGCAGACCCGTGGCTATTTCGATCAGATGATCGGGCAGCTCAAGGCGGCCGGCCAGACCTACATGATTCCCGCGTTGCGCCAGGCTGCGCACGATCTCGCCGACAGCGGTGCGCAGGACATGCACGTTATAATCCTGACCGACGGCGAAACCGGCGGCACGCCGGATATGTACTACGACCTCGTATCGCAGATGCATCACGAGATGGGCGCGACGATTTCCACGATCGCGATCGGACGCGAGGCCAACGTCGCATTGCTCCAGGCGATCGCGAAGTATGGCGGCGGCGTTTACTATCAGACCGACAGCCCGCAGAACCTTCCGCAAATCTTCGTCGAGGATTTTCGTGCGCACGGCGGCCAGAACACGATGGTCGAGAAGAGCTTCGCGCCGCGCACCGTAGCTCCCGATCCGCTGCTTAAGGATCTCGCGGGACGCCAGTTGCCGGCACTCCTCGGCTACGTCTCGACCGATCTCAAGCCGCGCGCCGACCTGAGCGTGTTCATCGACCGCGGCGGAACGCGCGAGCCGGTCGTCGCGAGCTGGAAGTATGGCGCCGGCAAAGCGCTGGCCGTGACCACCGACGCGAGCGGGCGATGGTCAGGTCAATGGATTAAATCAAACGTATTCCAGCCGGTCTGGGATCACTTACTAACCTGGATGACGCCGGAGACAACTACTTCTGAGCCCAAGATCGACGTCGCGCTTGGCTACAATGCCGGCCGAATCAATATTAAGTTGACTGACTACGGCGGCATCGAGGGTGCGGGCGCCGTCCATGTAATAAATGCAATAATCACTCGACCCGACGGCAGCAAAGTCGAGACGATGCTCAGTGAAGACGTGCCCGGTGAGCTTTCAGGATCGATCGAAGCGGCGCAGCCCGGCAATTACTACTTCCAGGTACATGCGCCATTCGGCAACGGGCAGAAATTCCCGCCGTTGGCATATACAGTCAGCCCCGCAGTCAATGCTGAAGTGCCGCGGCCGGAGCCCAACTTCGGATTGCTGGAGCGTCTGGCGTCGGCAACTGGCGGGCGCTTGAATCCCGAGGTCTCAGAGATCGCGACTTCGCGGCCAATCGTTGAACGCCGCGAATCGCTCAACCTCTATCTGATTCTGGCTGCGATGGTTTTGCTGATCACCGAGGCTCTTGTGCGGCGACTCACTGCGTAA
- a CDS encoding BatA and WFA domain-containing protein, producing MGLLYPGALAFFAIVPALLLAYLARERPSRIVVSSAAAFRALRGFRRERFGGLPRLDWMFFVEALILSLAVLALAGPYVFRKSNPIAVVIDNSGTMQARAAGGKTRFDLAIEKASAMLSSEDSGSTTSIYVTAPQPHRIAPPFAILTEALVELKRIKPSDAPNDQATLAAMLSDLVSEGRFNKVIFAGANALEAPIPSRIHAIAVGDPVPNAGFGSFSLRREAFGAAALHAQLTIGNFDPQPRSFEVTISGDDKELGHAKLALGAGETGAVEFPALPSARVYKAELSPPDDFALDNVAYATAGAVKSVSILFVSPTTSDAAGLSSIPGVDVTTRTPDAFSPTDLENTDLAIFEYTVPKELPAANSLIVMPPAGDPVFNFSATPATKLQIAGWRNSDTLTDSVNFRLLNLPSGEYLGQHQWMSAVISGDGGALMLKGERGGHRFVATGFNPFPYLGRRNLPMSVLTLDALSYLAGLGQSSSGYRTGQPWLVPAGVDKVVLPSGEKLKAQPGILFTEVDQQGVYELLTADGSRTARAVNLADLGVSDLENLPQLKVEVASAGGASEPPSEKAPLSAYLIATILALASLEALIAYRRRRRTVAEA from the coding sequence ATGGGCCTGCTCTATCCTGGCGCGCTGGCATTTTTCGCGATCGTTCCCGCGCTGCTGCTTGCCTATCTCGCGCGTGAACGGCCGTCGCGCATAGTCGTTTCGAGCGCGGCCGCGTTCCGCGCGCTGCGCGGATTTCGCCGCGAGCGTTTCGGCGGCCTGCCGCGCCTTGACTGGATGTTCTTCGTCGAGGCGCTGATTCTTTCGCTGGCGGTGCTCGCGCTCGCGGGGCCGTACGTGTTTCGCAAGAGCAATCCGATCGCGGTCGTGATCGACAATTCCGGCACGATGCAGGCGCGCGCCGCCGGTGGCAAGACGCGGTTCGATCTCGCGATCGAGAAAGCCTCGGCAATGCTCTCGAGCGAAGACAGCGGCAGCACGACTTCGATTTATGTGACCGCACCGCAACCGCATCGCATCGCGCCGCCGTTCGCCATCCTCACCGAGGCGCTCGTGGAGCTGAAGCGAATCAAACCCAGCGACGCTCCCAACGATCAGGCAACGCTGGCCGCGATGCTCAGCGACCTCGTGTCCGAGGGCCGCTTCAACAAAGTGATCTTCGCGGGCGCCAACGCGCTCGAAGCGCCGATCCCCTCGCGCATTCATGCAATCGCGGTTGGCGATCCCGTACCCAACGCCGGCTTCGGATCGTTCTCACTGAGACGCGAAGCTTTCGGCGCCGCGGCGCTCCACGCGCAACTAACGATCGGCAACTTCGATCCGCAGCCGCGCAGCTTCGAGGTAACGATCTCCGGCGACGACAAGGAACTCGGCCACGCGAAGCTCGCGCTCGGCGCAGGCGAGACCGGCGCAGTCGAGTTTCCGGCGCTGCCGTCGGCGCGTGTGTACAAGGCCGAGCTCTCGCCGCCCGACGACTTCGCGCTCGACAACGTCGCGTATGCCACTGCGGGCGCGGTCAAATCGGTCTCGATTCTTTTCGTGAGTCCGACGACCTCTGACGCCGCCGGCCTCAGCTCGATTCCCGGCGTCGATGTGACCACGCGCACGCCGGATGCATTCTCCCCGACCGATCTCGAAAACACTGACCTCGCGATCTTCGAATACACGGTGCCGAAGGAACTGCCCGCGGCCAATTCACTAATCGTGATGCCGCCGGCCGGTGATCCCGTTTTCAACTTCTCGGCGACGCCCGCGACGAAGTTGCAGATCGCGGGATGGCGCAACTCCGATACGCTCACCGACTCGGTGAACTTCCGCTTGCTCAATCTGCCAAGCGGCGAATACCTCGGGCAGCATCAGTGGATGTCGGCGGTGATAAGCGGCGACGGCGGCGCGCTGATGCTCAAGGGCGAGCGCGGCGGTCATCGCTTCGTCGCGACCGGCTTCAATCCATTTCCATATCTCGGCCGCCGCAACCTGCCGATGTCGGTGCTCACGCTCGACGCGCTCAGCTACCTTGCCGGCCTCGGCCAGAGCAGCTCCGGCTATCGCACCGGACAGCCCTGGCTCGTACCCGCCGGCGTCGACAAGGTAGTGCTGCCCTCGGGCGAAAAGCTCAAGGCCCAGCCCGGAATTCTCTTCACCGAAGTTGATCAGCAAGGAGTTTACGAGCTGCTGACGGCGGACGGATCGCGCACCGCGCGCGCCGTCAACCTCGCCGACCTCGGCGTCTCGGATTTGGAGAACCTGCCGCAACTCAAAGTTGAAGTCGCGAGCGCCGGCGGCGCGAGCGAACCGCCCAGCGAGAAGGCCCCGCTGAGCGCTTATCTGATCGCGACGATCCTCGCGCTCGCGAGCCTCGAAGCGTTGATCGCGTATCGGCGGCGGCGCCGCACGGTGGCGGAGGCCTGA